CGCCCAAGGTTGTGCAGCGAGCACGTCGTTCCACAGCCGACGCCAGGTCTTCCACTCGTGGGCTCCAGGCGCGGCAAACACGCGCGATGGGTGCATCGCGCCGCCGCCAACCGGTGTCGTGCGCCGACGTGCGGGTCGTCTCTCCGAAAGGCGAAGCACCCCGGGGTCTCGGGACGTGTGCGTGGCGTTGCAGAGGTCCCGCACCAAGCGTGGCTCACCGGGGGAGGTGACGCGGCGCCGGCCACCACGGGTCTGGCCAAGCCCGGCGAGCGGAGGAGACCGCCAATCCGTCCGATCTCCCCTGCGCAACACCGAACTCTCGTGGCGGGACCCAACGCTAGGCGCGATCCGGCACCACGCCGTCGACGAGGTCCGGGTGCGCCCGTGCCGTCAGGATCGCTCCATAGCCGCCCAGCGAGATGCCCACCAGCCAGACAGAGCGGTACCCGTGCCGCCGCGCCTGGTGGAGCACGTCGACAGCGATGCGTTCGGTCATGGTCTGGGACAGGTAGAACATGAGGTGCGCGTCCACGAGCACCACCTCGCAGTGGGACGCCTGAGCTGCCACGTCACGGAGAAAGCCGTTCCGCTCGAAGTCGTCGGGCCCGTCCCCAATGCCAGGCAGCAACACCAGGAGGCAGTCGCGCGTCGAGGGACGCCCGCGGGGCGAGAAGCTGTCGGAGGACGTGTTGGCGAGCGGCTCTGCCATCGGAGATAAGGTATGAGCCGTGAGTCGTCGGGCGCAACGCCGCGCAGCCTGTCTCCGAAGAGCCAGCGCCGCCCCGAGACCAAGAGACCGAAGCCAGCCGCGCGCCACCGCGGAACGCTGCAAGACCGTGGGCGCATCACCATCGAGAGACTTCATGCTCAAAGGTATATGGCTCGGCCGACTCCTTGAAAAAGCGATAGATTAGTATGAATCGTTATGTTTTGTGGATGCATTGGCCCACGGGGCCCTGGTCTTCCACGTAGCGAGCCGCTCGAGGACGGAGCGCGCGAACGCGCTCACAGCTTGGAGATGATCTTGTCCGCGTACTTCCGCAGCGCGCCGATCTTCACGTCCAGCGGCTGGATGTCCGGCGCGTTGTCGTACGTTGCCCGGAACCCCACGATCACGTCCGTGATGCCCTGGTCTTTTCAAGCGCTTCCTAGCCGTCCAGCTTGAACGCGTCCATCGAGCCCGCGTGGATCTCGAAGGGCTCGTTCTCTGACCGGCCTCGCGGCGCAGCCTCCGCCAACCGGTCAGGCAGCGCGAGCTCTTCCGGGCGCCCCGCCCGCGAACATCAGCCGTCGCCGGGAGGCGCGCGCTTCAATGCCGCTTTTTCGAAGCGTAGCCGCCGTCGGGATGGGCACCGGCTGCCTCGGCGCGGGGCAAATCTCGATGCTCGGCAGCGTATGAGTGCTGGCCTTCGCGAGCGAAAGAATCCCGCCGCGCAGGAGCCCCGCGGATGATGGCGTTCGTCTCGTCAACTACGCTTGCCGCAGGTCTTCCACTCCGTGAAGGTGACCGCGAAGTCCTCCGGCCCAGGGGCTCGGAGAGACTACGCCGACCAAAGCGGTCGTTGGTGAACACCGCCACCAAGGCTGACCGACTAGCCCTCACGAGCACCGGCAAACGGATGGGCAACTTCACGTGCGAGGGTGGTGAAGCGGATGGTACAGACGTCACGGCGCCAGCTCCGGGATGAGCGAAGGCCTCGACGAACGGCTTGCCCAAAACAGGAACGCGCGGTCCCCGGTGCCGTGGCGCGGGTACTTCGACTCGGAGTCCTCCGAGTAACAGATGCTGTCCGGGGATGGTAACCGACGTGCCAGCCCGCTGCTTAGGCCGCCTTAGCGAGCGGCATGAAAGCTGGGGTCGCACATGGACTCGGCGGAGGAGAAGCGCATCGGACGCGCCCCCATCTCGCGAGTGGAGTCACAGCGCCTTGCCAGCGAGGCGGGGCTCGACCACCCGCTCGCTGCAGGGCTTCTCACGGCGCGCATGTGCAGGGGCATGCCGGTGCGCCCCCTCGATGCCCAGGCCACCGCCACGGGGTAGGTGTCCACCGGCTCGGCCGCGACCTCCGGGCGGTTGGAGAGCCACGCCGCGACGCCTTGAGCAGGGGCTTCACCCAGTTGGGCGCGTCACGCGCCATGTTGGCGATCCCACCGGCCGGGGCACAGGTGATGCACCACCGCGTCGGAGCACGTCCCGTCCGGCTTCTTCAAGCAGGGCGGCAGCTCCACGCATAGAAGTGCTTGAGAGCATAGCTTCGCTACGCCCGTAGTAGCGCATAGCGTCGCGGATACCAAAGTCCTCGAAGAGCGCGGGGCCCGGCAGGTCCAACGCAAATCGCGGTGCGGTGCGCCTCGCTCAACACGCGAAACACGATGCGCGAGCGCGGCGGACAACCGGCGGGGCCCGTTGTTGGCGATTGTGTCGCCCCGGGGATCACTCCGTCGCGCGAGCGGGCCACTACCAACACCGTGGGCGCCAGGCAGTTCACGGCCACCATCGGCTCGAAACCCTGCGCGGACTTGCGGCCCTCCTTGGGCACCACGCCGGCGTTGCTCTCAGGATGTCGGTGCGCTCGCCCCGGTCGGCGCAGTGTCGCTGGCAAATGCACGCTCGCCGGGTCGAGGAGATCCCCTGAGATCATCTCGATCTGGGGGTTGCCGCTGCGCTGTCGCGCACCTCCTGGCCGGCCTCGGGGATGCCACCGCGGCACGGCATGATCACCCGCAGGCGCCGCGCGAGAGCCAGCTCTCCACCGCCCACGGCAGCTTTGCCCAGGCCCGGTTGCTGCCGGTCACCATCACCGTGCGCCCCTCCGAGCCGGTCGCTGGGCAGCGCGCCGGGGATGAGGTTCTTGGCGTTCTTGCGGTTCAGGTTCTCGCGGATGGCGGTCCAGATGGCGGAGACGGGGTTGTCGTGGCGTTGCTGCATGGGGCTCTCGGTTGCGTTCGGAGGCAGGCGGCGCTAAGCGGCTATTAGCTGGTAGCCGTTAGCCACCACTGGGTAGCCCAGCCCGCGCCGGGATCACGGGCGGGTGAGCAGCCGGATCCCGATGCCCAAAGAGCCCACCCCTGCCCTGTCGACCACGCGGAAACTTTGCCTCCTGGACGCCGCCAGGACACGTTCGCGCAGGTGGGCTGCGAGGCCCGCCAGCCTGAGCGCCATCGCGGACGGGTGGGCATCCGCACGCCCAGCCTCTACAAAGCACTTCCCAGCAAAGCGGGACATGTACGCGGCGTTTTGCCGGCGCTGGGCGCTATCTTGCCGCACCCGGGCCATATGAGCGCGCTGCTGGTGCGCCCCACCGACCACGCGGGCCACGCGCGC
The Sandaracinaceae bacterium genome window above contains:
- a CDS encoding alpha/beta hydrolase; the protein is MAEPLANTSSDSFSPRGRPSTRDCLLVLLPGIGDGPDDFERNGFLRDVAAQASHCEVVLVDAHLMFYLSQTMTERIAVDVLHQARRHGYRSVWLVGISLGGYGAILTARAHPDLVDGVVPDRA